One Vallitalea pronyensis genomic region harbors:
- a CDS encoding S-layer homology domain-containing protein — protein MKKLLSWCLVFMLLVAINIPSLAAGDEPSGWAKELVAEAIEKGYVPEHLQSDYHRSITREEFAELFVTAVFSEVNRQEIASAGAATKHAWDFKELTIDNFLSKVSTTQKFTDTDNKYVKVANILGMVNGVGDNTFNPDGLITREQACIMFVNYFQTVVHPGGGYALEELDDIHDASSWAKDAVIWSYRADFLKGTKEYIAESITGQKEPRILQMGHFDTKGTFTREQAIVVIAKLGNPNDNHLRNLVLRGYMRINMDVLMPGFEIDGNTIKMLKTGFESKYSHIKEYFRTQPILKDYVDKYTTEELIAAVWSPHGAQFKMTDTNHLDNVLSGNQTLYDYELFTIEHNKNGYLFILTKTPGYGYFEHCGGILFHRPNGWTGAPVPVTGKEVK, from the coding sequence ATGAAAAAATTATTATCATGGTGCCTCGTATTTATGCTACTAGTAGCAATAAATATACCTTCCTTAGCTGCCGGTGATGAACCATCGGGCTGGGCCAAAGAATTGGTTGCTGAAGCCATTGAGAAAGGCTATGTTCCAGAACATCTTCAAAGTGATTACCACAGGTCCATTACACGAGAGGAATTTGCAGAACTCTTTGTAACAGCTGTTTTTTCAGAAGTGAATCGACAAGAAATAGCCAGCGCAGGGGCTGCAACAAAACATGCATGGGATTTTAAAGAACTCACCATTGATAATTTCTTATCTAAGGTGTCCACAACACAGAAATTTACAGATACAGATAATAAATATGTGAAAGTCGCTAATATACTTGGTATGGTTAATGGGGTTGGGGATAACACCTTTAATCCTGATGGGCTTATTACTAGGGAACAGGCTTGCATTATGTTTGTGAATTATTTTCAGACAGTTGTTCATCCAGGCGGTGGATATGCCTTAGAAGAACTTGACGACATACATGATGCTTCTAGTTGGGCAAAGGATGCCGTTATATGGTCTTATCGTGCTGATTTCTTAAAAGGTACTAAGGAATACATAGCCGAAAGCATTACTGGTCAAAAAGAACCTCGTATTTTACAGATGGGCCACTTCGATACAAAGGGAACGTTTACAAGAGAACAAGCCATTGTTGTCATTGCAAAATTGGGTAATCCAAATGATAACCATCTTAGAAATTTAGTCTTGCGAGGCTACATGCGTATTAATATGGATGTTTTAATGCCAGGATTCGAAATTGATGGCAATACAATTAAAATGCTTAAAACTGGCTTTGAGTCTAAGTACTCTCATATCAAAGAATACTTTAGAACCCAACCAATATTAAAAGATTATGTGGATAAGTATACTACTGAAGAACTAATTGCTGCAGTCTGGTCACCCCATGGTGCTCAATTTAAGATGACTGATACCAATCACCTTGATAATGTATTATCAGGCAATCAGACTTTATATGATTATGAATTATTTACTATTGAGCACAATAAGAATGGTTATTTATTCATATTAACAAAAACACCTGGTTATGGTTATTTTGAACATTGTGGTGGTATACTGTTTCATCGTCCTAATGGCTGGACTGGCGCACCTGTGCCTGTTACTGGCAAAGAAGTAAAATAG
- a CDS encoding glycine rich domain-containing protein gives MSIKKIISCFLVIVLMIFFPTPNVKAGGAIGTIGTIPSGGSPGEGGGLYEVTPAFRVGIVTETFRKPIDTNDLEKVRAQIIQHYVNHFPDIENYIMFSPSSIYHEDHDIVLGWYNLGNGDIQYIAKEKHFDKNGVLQEEPKKDEDGRHVLEKKHRKIDPGTATKEHIFYTDLKGQIVNNSLKSLNKYKWQSILKRKSYNTDEEYNNALIQFEKKSTQLWSYLLKGWDNSSETLINIKLNEYTKYVPPKESTAEERLNNQIAYLDLLMTLYVLSPDDEAKVYAEAIERYVNEDELAIRPPLIAIDTAVRVKVPAYTSKPFYLPSTSYLMYVSHVTSSYDLCNPNAPTFEDNDTQPYEADHTRKVLTSLIQKSVDQKPNEDRISDLYGETGKKNGFNWGQSGVCQDILRTTGNMVKWYDSTVNPVMKALTFHDDHYGFVIVSAENVIIPSQNPPAGFSIISNPKEKMLEAGSKTIQSYTEITLQRKLKDTQEVDWIKALDREFDSGFPKIIINLDSTTLASGKADTTTTYDFSTPSKFKGNGQPIPLTKDELLSFILGDTTFSYRHNLVNYPVEPKKSYTFNYKASIQVKLSNEITIDLQGDPDQASTTYYSPAKLIRYTSSPMVYSEIKQGSPGNETFEAMAGTPTTRNLYFASGGSEFIVDIVTEYCPDLTTERTYRSYFSGTASAFKTGDQAGNYTVGGFSFNGHSGGTHTKTWSGSIPWTGSHSASGWHGGSVTNSWNYSSQEAALKEAEAYASQVNGTTISHTAASDGKTRSFNSWNASVSGGYSDGSEGTWTDGKDPQPASGTPGEPGYKSAKPGVPAKSSAGTAGSYSYSVKVTLPAHKLCGPDHENDMPSIEDTWKQTITYDIQKIVDVNIWKIDRSHVDGMSTLTETDDITATVVQGDPNIFYNIAANDTSTDGRIRYSLEPEQHDHVVWHEGVRSDTSDGLGTNPLADDSPGGGGHYESYGKGIIYTNSTIPNEVNYHQNNADATDKTTPEFAKFNERRNQKNITTVISDFVILQTSSGDQSLIYFEKDSEEKTSQENFADMQIEVEHMWDDNPESAAKMTPEDIHIGSYNGNYFNPAAKYKGNGDQHKTITILDNDPAKTITRPTRPSNMRLVKENIDVMDTIPNDEYITGNSSVFYRNILRHGQPSDFYKDTYHGDYGLSGLKYPSTYSDNHSKVNDIVIHNPVAAEDAMVVSLDSSLDQRSAGSLVGGNLQSDTKEYVTELKNVHPHQNFLFNGNAEQLCNSGHILNWKGEVDNPTDVAFLRRTSSDWKISGSGSFEIRVPAKSNRIAKYVCTTVGEAGTHYHFSGKIGAHRTEGYFTIEALNANGKAIKTWQTPKHKSSQVIEQSLCFTAPNDTVQLRVSIVNGLSHNTTTVAEHIFADDLVLTKEHGDTSPWVPIKYSAYEEITQNNPGYVEPHTISNPEYVPAVNEPGTTQNFSYTGNRQTFTAPYTGEYTLEAWGAAGGNYSKANGGYGTYVKTTKTLNKGDTMYVYVGGQGKPGNSKSGGWNGGGTSGGCTCGSSSGGGATDFRTTTSTNSRFLVAGGGGGAGTSGNHGRSSIYATMSSYVGQTGATSDGGGGGGGYRGGYNGGTDMGAYAGSSFVNNTEITHNVSNSTYVVTTGSNSGHGRARVTLPPKYSPEVGEPTILVNNAYYVPAVVKKTGSSIVVITPAQGEPYIPDLAPTIRTVIQSDKTISEPPDDWYETKVITIPANPTVTVPGGGNFSAGNFLLLDYPFQVYFPNEGDFYGTGAYGLSKTSNHTGKGFTNNMSTTEWTAEKFAKFGFAVIHKGVLYPANTEISLTPIDENYYDFYLPLGNKEALSAFTEFYAVANNAPSVDNRTAYNNKKRHSHKNARHSALREYNIDIIGRIGNLVMEDTGDYRFSNFFKQPLYNEWYIPSVVHKVALDQQRAYLGPLKDIRNHTVSTHTHYLNTYGSLDFLNRAPVNLPLSPSINNIPALQRQPLRYGYPIFMDIQTTGNYYSKMQIIPYYYHLNLKTGTLTPVDVYIKEDKEYKPINLFGAAVTGWDPNSVYNFHATLDWESEADRRNYDSEEQTITEYVQSKTYNVDEAGNVAPLRIPIGQYHTYGNAQIMHPSERNRTFIGTSCTYGYDKNPDDALDEYNYNQQAQRWHFTFKLPSSAIFTPHGQPMTKANVESVMNNTSVIVAAADIKAVGDTYVLQYEHPTGNGSVTIAGTTHSLASIPYSVYAIYSAKKSAANDLSISGTH, from the coding sequence ATGTCCATAAAGAAAATAATTTCATGTTTTCTTGTCATTGTTTTAATGATATTCTTTCCAACACCTAATGTCAAAGCTGGTGGAGCTATCGGTACTATAGGGACCATTCCCTCAGGAGGTTCTCCTGGTGAAGGAGGAGGATTGTATGAAGTAACACCAGCATTTCGCGTTGGTATTGTAACTGAAACATTTAGAAAACCTATTGATACTAATGATTTAGAAAAAGTACGAGCTCAAATTATTCAACATTATGTTAATCACTTTCCCGACATAGAAAACTATATTATGTTTTCTCCTTCTTCAATTTACCATGAAGACCATGATATTGTACTTGGATGGTACAACTTAGGTAATGGAGATATTCAATACATTGCTAAAGAGAAACATTTTGATAAAAATGGTGTTCTACAAGAGGAACCCAAAAAAGATGAAGATGGTCGCCATGTTTTGGAAAAGAAGCATCGTAAAATTGATCCTGGAACTGCCACTAAAGAGCATATATTCTACACTGATCTTAAAGGGCAAATTGTTAATAATAGTTTAAAATCCCTCAATAAATATAAGTGGCAATCTATACTTAAACGTAAGAGTTACAATACAGATGAAGAGTATAATAATGCACTTATACAGTTTGAAAAAAAATCTACTCAATTATGGAGTTATTTGCTAAAGGGCTGGGATAACTCATCAGAAACATTAATTAATATAAAGTTAAATGAATATACAAAATATGTTCCACCTAAAGAATCAACAGCAGAAGAAAGACTAAATAATCAAATTGCTTATCTTGACTTGCTTATGACGTTATATGTGTTATCTCCAGATGATGAGGCAAAAGTATATGCTGAAGCAATAGAACGTTATGTTAATGAAGATGAACTTGCTATAAGGCCTCCTCTTATAGCAATCGACACAGCTGTCCGAGTTAAAGTCCCAGCATATACTTCAAAACCCTTTTATCTACCTTCTACCTCTTACTTAATGTACGTTTCTCATGTAACATCTTCTTATGATCTATGTAATCCCAACGCACCAACTTTTGAAGATAATGATACACAACCCTATGAGGCTGACCATACAAGAAAAGTACTAACAAGTCTGATACAAAAATCTGTTGACCAGAAACCTAATGAAGATCGTATTTCAGACCTATATGGTGAAACAGGTAAAAAGAATGGGTTTAATTGGGGTCAATCTGGTGTCTGCCAAGATATATTACGAACAACTGGTAATATGGTAAAATGGTACGATTCTACAGTTAATCCTGTTATGAAAGCTCTCACATTTCATGATGACCATTATGGATTCGTTATTGTATCCGCTGAAAATGTTATCATCCCAAGTCAAAATCCACCAGCAGGCTTTTCAATCATTAGCAACCCCAAAGAAAAAATGCTGGAGGCAGGTTCGAAAACCATTCAATCATATACAGAAATAACCTTACAGCGTAAACTAAAGGATACGCAAGAGGTGGATTGGATAAAAGCTTTAGACCGAGAATTTGATAGTGGTTTTCCTAAAATCATTATTAACCTGGATTCTACAACGTTAGCCAGTGGAAAAGCTGACACAACGACTACATATGATTTCTCAACACCTTCAAAATTCAAAGGTAATGGGCAACCCATTCCTTTAACAAAAGATGAACTGCTGTCTTTTATATTAGGTGATACAACATTTAGCTATAGACATAACTTGGTGAATTATCCCGTTGAACCTAAAAAAAGCTATACCTTTAATTACAAAGCATCCATACAGGTTAAACTATCTAATGAAATAACCATCGATCTACAAGGAGACCCAGACCAAGCCTCAACAACATATTATAGTCCTGCAAAACTTATCCGTTATACTTCCTCACCAATGGTTTATTCGGAAATTAAACAAGGCTCACCAGGCAATGAAACATTTGAAGCCATGGCAGGTACCCCTACAACACGAAATCTGTATTTTGCAAGCGGTGGTAGCGAGTTCATTGTGGATATTGTAACGGAATACTGCCCAGACCTTACCACTGAACGAACTTACAGAAGCTATTTTTCTGGTACTGCCAGCGCGTTCAAAACTGGTGACCAAGCTGGTAACTACACGGTAGGTGGTTTCTCCTTTAATGGTCATTCTGGAGGAACCCATACCAAAACATGGTCGGGTAGCATTCCATGGACTGGCTCACATTCTGCCAGTGGCTGGCATGGTGGTAGTGTAACAAATAGTTGGAATTATTCCAGCCAAGAAGCGGCCTTAAAAGAAGCAGAAGCATATGCATCACAAGTTAATGGTACGACTATATCACATACTGCTGCAAGTGATGGTAAAACACGAAGTTTTAACAGCTGGAATGCATCTGTATCAGGTGGTTACTCAGACGGTTCTGAAGGCACTTGGACAGATGGAAAGGATCCGCAACCAGCATCAGGTACACCTGGAGAACCTGGCTATAAATCTGCTAAACCTGGCGTTCCAGCAAAAAGTTCAGCAGGTACTGCTGGTTCCTATTCCTATTCTGTAAAGGTTACCTTACCAGCTCATAAATTATGTGGACCAGATCATGAAAATGATATGCCTTCTATTGAAGATACATGGAAACAAACCATTACCTACGATATCCAAAAAATTGTAGATGTGAACATCTGGAAAATTGACCGAAGTCATGTGGATGGCATGTCAACCCTAACGGAGACAGATGACATCACAGCAACTGTTGTTCAAGGGGATCCAAATATTTTTTATAATATTGCAGCCAATGATACCTCTACTGATGGCCGGATACGTTACAGCCTTGAACCGGAACAGCATGATCATGTGGTTTGGCATGAAGGGGTACGCTCCGATACATCTGATGGATTAGGTACCAATCCTTTAGCTGATGACAGCCCTGGAGGTGGTGGTCATTATGAGTCATATGGTAAAGGCATTATCTACACCAATAGCACTATACCTAACGAAGTTAACTACCATCAAAATAATGCTGATGCCACTGATAAAACAACACCTGAATTTGCTAAATTCAATGAACGAAGAAATCAAAAAAATATCACTACGGTCATATCCGATTTTGTTATCCTCCAAACATCCAGCGGTGATCAGTCCCTCATCTACTTTGAAAAAGACTCCGAGGAAAAAACCAGTCAAGAAAACTTTGCTGATATGCAAATTGAAGTAGAACACATGTGGGATGATAACCCTGAATCAGCTGCTAAAATGACGCCAGAGGATATTCATATAGGTTCCTATAATGGTAACTACTTTAATCCTGCCGCCAAATACAAAGGTAATGGCGACCAACATAAGACGATTACTATTCTTGATAATGACCCTGCCAAAACCATTACAAGACCCACAAGACCTTCTAATATGCGGCTTGTAAAAGAGAATATTGATGTCATGGATACCATACCTAATGATGAATACATCACTGGTAATAGCAGTGTCTTTTACCGTAATATACTAAGACATGGTCAACCTAGTGATTTCTATAAAGATACCTATCATGGAGATTATGGTTTATCTGGACTTAAATATCCTTCTACCTATTCAGACAACCATAGTAAGGTTAATGATATTGTTATTCATAACCCTGTAGCAGCCGAAGATGCCATGGTTGTATCCCTTGACTCTTCACTGGATCAACGATCAGCTGGCTCATTGGTTGGCGGCAATCTGCAAAGTGATACAAAAGAGTATGTAACGGAATTAAAAAATGTGCATCCTCATCAGAACTTCTTATTTAATGGTAACGCGGAACAACTATGTAATAGTGGACATATTCTTAATTGGAAAGGTGAAGTGGATAACCCAACGGATGTGGCTTTTCTAAGACGGACCTCTAGTGATTGGAAAATCAGTGGTAGTGGGTCCTTTGAAATCAGAGTACCTGCCAAATCAAACAGAATAGCTAAGTATGTTTGTACGACAGTAGGAGAAGCAGGTACCCACTATCATTTTTCTGGTAAAATTGGTGCACATAGAACAGAAGGTTATTTTACAATTGAAGCCTTAAATGCCAACGGCAAAGCGATAAAAACTTGGCAAACACCTAAGCATAAAAGTTCCCAAGTTATTGAGCAATCCCTTTGTTTTACTGCTCCTAATGATACTGTTCAGTTAAGAGTAAGTATTGTAAATGGACTATCCCATAACACAACTACTGTAGCAGAACATATCTTTGCAGATGATCTTGTACTGACAAAAGAACATGGTGATACATCTCCTTGGGTACCTATCAAATATTCTGCTTATGAAGAAATCACCCAGAATAATCCAGGCTATGTAGAGCCTCATACCATTTCAAATCCAGAGTATGTTCCTGCTGTTAACGAACCTGGTACAACACAAAATTTTAGCTATACAGGTAATCGGCAGACCTTTACAGCACCCTATACAGGTGAATATACTTTAGAAGCTTGGGGTGCAGCCGGGGGTAACTATTCAAAAGCTAATGGAGGATATGGCACTTATGTGAAAACAACCAAAACCCTTAATAAAGGTGACACCATGTATGTGTATGTTGGTGGTCAAGGTAAACCAGGGAACAGTAAATCTGGCGGCTGGAATGGTGGGGGTACATCCGGTGGTTGTACATGTGGTTCATCTTCTGGTGGCGGTGCAACCGATTTTAGGACAACCACATCTACAAATAGCCGTTTTCTTGTTGCAGGAGGTGGTGGCGGCGCTGGTACATCTGGTAATCACGGTCGTTCTTCAATCTATGCTACCATGTCAAGCTATGTAGGGCAAACTGGGGCTACTTCTGATGGCGGTGGCGGTGGTGGCGGCTATCGTGGGGGCTACAATGGTGGAACAGATATGGGTGCTTATGCGGGTTCTTCATTTGTTAATAACACTGAAATTACCCACAATGTCAGTAACAGTACCTATGTTGTCACAACAGGCAGTAACTCTGGGCATGGACGAGCTCGGGTAACTTTACCACCAAAATACTCACCTGAAGTAGGTGAACCGACTATTTTGGTTAATAATGCCTATTATGTGCCTGCTGTTGTGAAGAAAACTGGATCAAGTATTGTGGTGATTACCCCTGCCCAAGGTGAACCTTATATTCCAGATCTAGCCCCAACCATTCGCACTGTTATCCAATCCGATAAAACAATATCTGAACCACCTGATGATTGGTATGAAACCAAGGTCATTACCATACCAGCCAACCCTACGGTTACAGTGCCTGGAGGCGGCAATTTCAGTGCAGGGAATTTCTTATTACTTGATTACCCATTCCAAGTATATTTTCCAAATGAAGGGGATTTCTATGGTACCGGTGCTTATGGACTTTCAAAAACAAGTAACCATACTGGTAAAGGCTTTACCAACAATATGTCCACAACTGAATGGACAGCAGAAAAGTTTGCGAAGTTTGGGTTTGCCGTTATACATAAAGGTGTTCTTTATCCTGCGAATACAGAAATATCTTTGACACCCATTGATGAAAATTACTATGACTTTTATTTGCCTTTAGGCAATAAAGAAGCACTAAGTGCCTTTACAGAATTCTATGCAGTTGCTAACAATGCTCCTTCTGTTGATAATCGTACAGCATACAATAATAAAAAAAGACATAGTCATAAAAATGCACGGCATTCCGCACTAAGGGAATACAACATCGATATCATCGGTCGAATCGGTAATTTAGTCATGGAGGATACAGGCGATTATCGTTTCTCTAACTTCTTCAAGCAGCCTCTTTATAATGAATGGTATATACCAAGTGTTGTCCATAAAGTTGCCTTAGATCAACAACGAGCATACTTAGGTCCTTTAAAAGATATTCGTAATCATACAGTGAGTACACATACTCATTACTTGAATACTTATGGTTCTCTAGATTTTCTTAACCGGGCACCCGTCAATCTACCATTATCACCTTCTATCAATAACATCCCAGCTCTGCAACGTCAACCATTAAGATATGGCTACCCCATTTTTATGGACATTCAAACAACAGGTAACTATTACTCTAAAATGCAAATTATACCTTACTACTATCACTTGAACTTAAAAACAGGTACATTGACACCTGTGGACGTTTACATAAAAGAAGATAAGGAATATAAGCCTATTAATCTATTCGGTGCGGCAGTAACAGGTTGGGACCCAAATTCAGTTTATAACTTTCATGCTACTTTAGACTGGGAGTCTGAAGCAGATAGAAGAAATTATGATTCAGAAGAACAAACAATCACCGAATATGTACAGTCAAAAACATATAATGTAGATGAGGCTGGTAACGTGGCACCATTACGTATTCCTATAGGACAGTATCACACCTATGGTAATGCGCAAATTATGCATCCTTCCGAGCGTAACCGTACATTTATAGGTACATCCTGTACCTATGGGTATGACAAAAACCCAGATGACGCACTGGATGAATATAACTACAACCAACAAGCCCAACGCTGGCACTTCACCTTCAAACTGCCTTCATCGGCCATCTTCACCCCTCATGGTCAACCCATGACAAAAGCCAACGTCGAATCCGTTATGAACAACACCAGCGTTATCGTAGCGGCCGCTGATATAAAAGCTGTTGGTGATACCTATGTCTTACAATATGAACACCCTACAGGCAATGGCAGTGTTACGATTGCTGGTACAACACACTCCCTAGCTTCAATACCTTACAGTGTATACGCTATCTATTCCGCTAAAAAATCTGCTGCAAACGATTTGAGTATATCTGGAACCCATTAA
- a CDS encoding M23 family metallopeptidase: MKKAMIILLLSLIITTHVTYAENASVLLSLYGFDKAVSVETEEQRLLDITEAYTTVQTKVKTGEMMEKAIDIYIANHHDNLAVYDDQISTLEHSLKEQRKLIYNSSEKSVEYLLELDAQYQTTYNTLKKVQANRNIYANQLDILTTNPEHTARMKQEYKKLEHLLATQEKNYKKATSYPELGDIKNLSYPLGKESYITSGFGEREDPFNPPEIQFHRGIDLSADMNTDVTALFHGTVETVGSSENIGYYVIINHGKGIKTLYGHLDHYHVEEGQKVKQHDIIASSGNSGKRSTGPHLHLGLYINGIAVNPIHIF; encoded by the coding sequence ATGAAAAAGGCCATGATTATCCTACTATTATCACTGATAATCACTACCCATGTTACTTATGCAGAAAATGCTTCTGTACTCCTTTCCCTCTATGGCTTTGACAAAGCCGTATCTGTAGAAACGGAAGAACAACGCCTGCTTGACATCACTGAAGCTTATACAACTGTACAAACGAAAGTCAAAACAGGTGAGATGATGGAAAAAGCTATCGACATCTATATTGCCAATCATCACGATAATCTAGCTGTTTATGATGATCAAATCTCTACTTTGGAGCATAGCTTGAAAGAACAGCGAAAGCTCATCTACAATAGCAGTGAAAAATCCGTGGAATATCTGCTGGAATTGGATGCTCAATATCAAACCACATATAACACGTTAAAAAAAGTACAAGCAAACCGTAACATCTATGCCAATCAGCTGGACATACTGACGACTAATCCTGAACATACAGCACGCATGAAACAAGAATATAAAAAACTAGAACATCTGCTTGCTACACAAGAAAAAAACTATAAAAAAGCTACCAGTTATCCTGAACTAGGTGATATAAAGAACTTGTCTTATCCTCTTGGAAAAGAAAGTTATATCACTTCTGGATTTGGTGAACGGGAGGATCCTTTTAATCCACCAGAAATTCAGTTCCATCGAGGCATTGACCTATCTGCTGATATGAACACAGATGTGACTGCACTCTTTCATGGCACCGTAGAAACAGTGGGATCAAGTGAAAACATCGGCTATTATGTCATCATTAACCATGGTAAAGGTATCAAAACCCTCTATGGTCATCTTGACCACTACCATGTGGAGGAAGGTCAAAAGGTTAAGCAACATGACATCATTGCAAGCTCAGGTAACTCTGGCAAACGCAGTACTGGACCACATTTACATCTTGGACTATACATTAACGGCATCGCTGTTAATCCCATACATATTTTTTAA
- a CDS encoding accessory gene regulator ArgB-like protein, producing MLVDQLINRPIYYFTYILFKKNLMSHKDIRIVKYGMQVVFSETLKILMLVLCFGVVGKLPEFFLSLTILILIRSYSGGIHFSTFMRCFSFTLVFFLLSVTVLPVVDYINNPSIYVAIVPLSTLIIYLYSPMPSKHRPISNKRIYYKNKAIATLLTVAIYSAILLLPLDSHLKTIGIWTIVLQAIQIMIAGGVKNEKKAIRNG from the coding sequence ATGCTTGTTGATCAGTTAATCAATCGACCTATTTACTATTTTACCTACATCTTATTCAAAAAAAATCTAATGTCCCATAAAGACATTAGAATCGTAAAATACGGTATGCAAGTGGTTTTTAGTGAAACTCTAAAAATTCTAATGCTGGTTTTATGTTTTGGTGTTGTAGGCAAACTACCGGAATTTTTCTTGTCTTTAACAATATTAATTCTCATCAGGTCGTATAGTGGTGGAATTCACTTTAGTACATTTATGAGATGTTTCTCATTTACTTTAGTTTTTTTCCTACTAAGTGTAACTGTTTTACCAGTTGTTGACTACATTAATAATCCCTCAATTTATGTAGCGATAGTACCATTGAGTACTTTGATCATTTATTTATATTCACCCATGCCCTCAAAACATCGTCCTATTTCTAATAAGAGGATTTATTATAAAAATAAAGCTATAGCTACACTCTTAACAGTAGCTATCTATTCAGCAATCTTACTACTACCTTTAGATTCCCATTTAAAAACAATCGGTATATGGACCATCGTTCTACAGGCAATACAAATAATGATAGCAGGAGGTGTAAAAAATGAAAAAAAAGCTATTCGTAATGGATAA
- a CDS encoding AgrD family cyclic lactone autoinducer peptide yields the protein MDKLLLSMSSIFMFASFFVASKSSWFLFGETSCPKSLRK from the coding sequence ATGGATAAACTATTACTTTCTATGTCCAGTATTTTTATGTTCGCATCATTCTTCGTAGCATCTAAATCAAGCTGGTTCCTCTTTGGCGAAACTTCATGCCCTAAATCTCTACGTAAATAA
- a CDS encoding sensor histidine kinase, translating into MERELVYELVYLILINGLEISTLVMVISKFSNKLLTKLLHKINIIFVLSIVSVILVMFNVIFKEILLAVTLIGFLRYKYDLSLKKIIVIYLLGSSYTIILQLIIVSIFKMLNIAADNYLIATSCNVLLVMITIFTYYYIPLEKAINLYDRFETIILWLTALIAVPLAIYTMAWKTDFESIDYISWIIVGIILWILVVVIIFKELIRIKQEQKANAIYKEYNPILENLISDVKAKQHDIKNQLHAIYGIAERTGDDEVINYLNTLIGGYQFQEDDTLLNTGNKVVSSILYSKKIKAKQHNINLSVNCHSPFPEYPIKEYEFVDILGNLLDNAIEANMKKEQLSDKSIHIKLDKNDTHKIIEVRNTSEPMTIELLNKIFDKGYSTKGNNRGYGLYNVKKIVKSKNGNIEVFYDNNSVCFKILFDC; encoded by the coding sequence ATGGAACGGGAACTGGTCTACGAACTGGTTTATTTAATACTGATAAACGGATTGGAAATCAGTACGTTAGTCATGGTTATTTCTAAGTTCAGTAATAAATTACTTACCAAACTATTACATAAGATAAATATAATTTTTGTACTATCCATTGTTAGTGTTATTTTGGTTATGTTTAATGTTATATTTAAAGAAATCTTATTAGCTGTAACACTTATTGGATTTTTAAGATACAAATATGACTTATCACTAAAGAAAATTATCGTAATCTATCTTCTAGGGAGCAGCTATACCATCATTCTTCAATTAATTATTGTTTCTATTTTCAAGATGTTGAACATAGCTGCAGATAATTATTTGATTGCGACTTCATGTAATGTTCTATTAGTGATGATAACAATATTCACATACTATTATATTCCATTAGAAAAAGCCATCAATCTATACGATAGGTTTGAAACGATTATATTATGGTTAACAGCTCTCATTGCAGTACCATTAGCTATCTATACAATGGCATGGAAAACGGATTTTGAAAGTATTGACTATATCTCATGGATTATTGTTGGTATCATACTGTGGATATTAGTTGTAGTCATCATCTTTAAGGAATTAATTAGGATAAAGCAGGAACAGAAAGCCAATGCAATCTATAAAGAATATAATCCAATATTAGAAAATTTGATAAGTGATGTAAAAGCTAAACAACATGATATAAAAAATCAACTCCATGCAATATACGGTATTGCGGAAAGGACTGGAGATGATGAGGTCATTAATTATTTGAATACCTTAATAGGTGGCTATCAATTTCAAGAAGATGATACCTTACTTAATACAGGTAATAAAGTAGTTAGCTCTATTTTATACAGCAAAAAAATAAAAGCGAAACAACACAACATTAACTTATCTGTTAATTGTCATTCGCCTTTTCCCGAATACCCCATAAAAGAATATGAATTCGTTGATATCTTAGGTAATTTATTAGATAATGCTATAGAAGCAAATATGAAAAAAGAACAGTTGTCCGATAAAAGTATTCATATCAAGTTAGATAAGAATGATACACATAAAATTATCGAAGTAAGAAATACCAGTGAACCTATGACGATAGAATTACTCAATAAAATATTTGATAAGGGATACTCGACAAAAGGCAATAACAGAGGTTATGGTTTATATAATGTCAAAAAAATTGTAAAATCTAAAAACGGGAACATTGAAGTATTTTATGATAATAATAGTGTTTGCTTTAAAATTCTTTTTGATTGCTAG